A single region of the Halobacterium wangiae genome encodes:
- a CDS encoding DUF373 family protein: MLLVLCVDLDDDLGRKTGVPTPVVGRNEVEHAAVSLAEADPEDSDVNVLFEGVHLHDQYSTDETVEVAAVTGLERGDVAANRKVGREVDEVLATIRTDEPVRAVVVTDGAQDESVVPVIRSRVPIDAVKRVVVRQAQDLESMYYTLKQVMNDPETRGTILVPLGVLLLIYPLAVLADLLGLPGAVLGVSSAVFGLYVLFRGLGLESTVDETVERVRSGLYTGRVTLITYVVAAALLVIGGVEGMNQLEEVRRAADGPIAPSTVLAALTFGAVRWFAAAGLTTSLGQVTDEYLADRFRWRYLNAPFYVLSIAAVLHMLSAFFLDYVTLTELAAVLTAGTLVSVLSTLTFAVVESWRGNPEAA; encoded by the coding sequence ATGCTGCTGGTGTTGTGTGTCGACCTCGACGACGACCTCGGGCGCAAGACGGGAGTGCCGACGCCCGTAGTCGGCCGCAACGAGGTCGAACACGCCGCGGTCTCGCTCGCGGAGGCCGACCCCGAGGACAGCGACGTGAATGTCCTCTTCGAGGGTGTCCACCTCCACGACCAGTACAGCACCGACGAGACGGTCGAAGTCGCGGCCGTCACTGGCCTCGAACGCGGGGACGTCGCCGCCAACCGGAAGGTCGGTCGCGAAGTCGACGAAGTGCTGGCCACCATCCGCACCGACGAACCCGTGCGCGCGGTCGTCGTCACCGACGGCGCCCAGGACGAGTCCGTGGTCCCGGTCATCCGCTCGCGGGTACCCATCGACGCAGTCAAGCGCGTCGTCGTGCGCCAGGCCCAGGACCTCGAGTCGATGTACTACACGCTGAAGCAGGTGATGAACGACCCCGAGACGCGGGGGACCATCCTCGTCCCGCTGGGGGTGTTACTGCTCATCTACCCGCTCGCGGTGCTCGCGGACCTGCTCGGGTTGCCGGGGGCGGTGCTCGGCGTCTCCTCGGCGGTGTTCGGGCTCTACGTCCTGTTCCGGGGGCTGGGCCTCGAATCGACGGTGGACGAGACCGTCGAGCGCGTGCGCTCGGGGCTGTACACGGGCCGCGTCACGCTCATCACGTACGTCGTCGCGGCGGCGCTGCTCGTCATCGGCGGTGTCGAGGGCATGAACCAGTTAGAGGAGGTGCGTCGCGCCGCGGACGGACCGATCGCGCCGTCGACGGTGCTCGCCGCGCTCACGTTCGGCGCCGTCCGGTGGTTCGCGGCCGCGGGCCTCACGACGAGTCTCGGCCAGGTCACCGACGAGTACCTCGCGGACCGTTTCCGCTGGCGCTACCTCAACGCACCGTTCTACGTGCTCTCGATAGCTGCGGTGCTCCACATGCTGTCGGCGTTCTTCCTCGACTACGTCACGCTGACGGAACTCGCCGCCGTACTGACGGCGGGGACGCTGGTAAGCGTGCTCTCGACGCTGACGTTCGCCGTCGTCGAGTCGTGGCGTGGCAACCCCGAGGCGGCCTGA
- a CDS encoding SPW repeat domain-containing protein yields the protein MATQQRLLSGATALLGAWILASAFVYELGDSHYLNNIVVGAAIAALGAYALWRAVTRDDRRYALGLAALLGLWMIAVPFVLDAATAPSWSDIVSGLLVFALAGYDAYRSGRRAPTTRTEQEPAR from the coding sequence ATGGCAACCCAACAGCGACTGCTATCCGGTGCGACCGCACTGCTCGGGGCGTGGATCCTCGCCTCCGCGTTCGTCTACGAGCTCGGTGACAGCCACTACCTGAACAACATCGTCGTCGGCGCGGCCATCGCCGCGCTCGGGGCGTACGCGCTCTGGCGCGCGGTGACGCGGGACGACCGGCGGTACGCCCTCGGACTGGCGGCCCTCCTCGGCCTCTGGATGATCGCCGTGCCGTTCGTGCTGGACGCGGCGACGGCGCCGTCCTGGAGCGACATCGTCTCGGGCCTGCTGGTGTTCGCACTCGCCGGCTACGACGCCTACCGGTCCGGGCGCCGGGCGCCGACGACGCGCACCGAACAGGAACCGGCCCGGTAA
- a CDS encoding radical SAM protein, with protein sequence MISKGCEQCAEGGKMVLFVYGYCDQRDCFYCPLGENRKNVRQVYANERPVEEDADVIREAKAMDALGTSITGGEPQEAMNKTCRYLRLLKEEFGEDHHTHLYTGITGGRENMRRLSEAGLDEIRFHPPYEQWGDLHGTEWEEILYVAREEGLTPAFEIPGIRAEEEFLEFLDEGAADFCNVNEFEMSDGNYERMQEEGYELQEDHMSAVDGSKAAILEEMGDHERVYFCTSVFKDAAQHRSRLKRMARNVRREFDEVTEDGTLVYGKTTVSPDRIANLGVPEEFYTVKTNHVEVAWWLLEEMVENGDIDDGEIVEQYPTYDGQVVERTPLA encoded by the coding sequence ATGATCTCCAAGGGCTGTGAGCAGTGCGCGGAAGGGGGGAAGATGGTCCTCTTCGTCTACGGCTACTGCGACCAGCGCGACTGCTTCTACTGCCCGCTGGGGGAGAACCGGAAGAACGTCCGGCAGGTGTACGCCAACGAGCGCCCCGTCGAGGAGGACGCGGACGTGATTCGCGAGGCGAAGGCGATGGACGCCCTCGGGACCTCCATCACCGGCGGCGAGCCACAGGAGGCGATGAACAAGACCTGCCGGTACCTCCGCCTCCTCAAAGAGGAGTTCGGCGAGGACCACCACACCCACCTCTACACGGGCATCACGGGCGGCCGCGAGAACATGCGGCGCCTGAGCGAGGCGGGCCTCGACGAGATCCGGTTCCACCCGCCGTACGAGCAGTGGGGGGACCTCCACGGCACCGAGTGGGAGGAGATCCTCTACGTCGCCCGCGAGGAGGGACTCACGCCCGCCTTCGAGATCCCCGGCATCCGCGCCGAGGAGGAGTTCCTCGAGTTCCTCGACGAGGGCGCCGCGGACTTTTGCAACGTCAACGAGTTCGAGATGAGCGACGGGAACTACGAGCGCATGCAGGAGGAGGGATACGAACTCCAGGAGGACCACATGAGCGCCGTCGACGGGTCGAAGGCGGCCATCCTCGAGGAGATGGGCGACCACGAGCGCGTCTACTTCTGCACGAGCGTGTTCAAGGACGCCGCGCAGCACCGCTCGCGCCTGAAGCGGATGGCCCGGAACGTCCGCCGGGAGTTCGACGAGGTGACCGAGGACGGCACGCTCGTCTACGGGAAGACGACGGTCAGCCCCGACCGCATCGCGAACCTCGGCGTCCCCGAGGAGTTCTACACGGTGAAGACGAACCACGTCGAGGTGGCGTGGTGGCTCCTTGAGGAGATGGTCGAGAACGGCGACATCGACGACGGGGAGATCGTCGAGCAGTACCCAACCTACGACGGCCAAGTCGTCGAGCGGACGCCGCTGGCGTAG
- a CDS encoding OsmC family protein, which produces MSTTDRVMVNGVDVSALEGAVETISNDHDVGSFAFRAETEWQDALRSVTTIDEFDQAGETVHTREFTLQGDEPEQILGERMGPNAVELLLGALGSCLTVGYAANAAAMGIELEDLRFEMEGDVDLRGFLGIDEDVRPGYESVSCTVHVDADATEEQLQELHDRVESTSPLVDAIRNEVALDTHLVVE; this is translated from the coding sequence ATGTCAACCACGGACAGAGTGATGGTGAACGGTGTCGACGTCTCCGCCCTCGAGGGGGCCGTCGAGACGATTAGCAACGACCACGACGTGGGTTCGTTCGCGTTCCGGGCCGAGACGGAGTGGCAGGACGCCCTCCGGAGCGTGACCACGATCGACGAGTTCGACCAGGCGGGCGAGACCGTCCACACCCGGGAGTTCACGCTCCAGGGTGACGAGCCAGAGCAGATCCTCGGCGAGCGGATGGGACCGAACGCCGTCGAACTCCTGCTCGGCGCGCTCGGCTCCTGCCTGACCGTCGGCTACGCGGCCAACGCCGCCGCGATGGGAATCGAGCTCGAGGACCTGCGCTTCGAGATGGAGGGCGATGTCGACCTCCGCGGGTTCCTCGGCATCGACGAGGACGTCCGCCCCGGCTACGAGTCGGTCAGTTGCACGGTGCACGTCGACGCCGACGCCACCGAGGAGCAACTCCAGGAGCTGCACGACCGCGTCGAATCCACCTCCCCGCTCGTGGACGCGATCAGGAACGAGGTCGCACTCGACACCCACCTCGTCGTCGAGTGA
- a CDS encoding FAD-dependent oxidoreductase: MTLSTLPRYDPDRAPDLGGHAVVVGASVAGLLAARVLADSYDRVTVVERDSLDDERRGAPQSRQPHVLLEAGRATIADLLPGYGEALLSAGGLLVDWTTDLHHYEGGGFLADGPRRRSMYAASRPLFERTLRDRVTERDAVVVHRNCRFVDYLATDDAAAVEGVVVRDGDDGTRADLRADLVVDATGRTSRTPDWLAGHGYEAPPVDAVTVDVTYSTAVVDRPPGDRRTVFVPPSPPRTRGGGAFPVEDGRWLVTMQGVHGDDPPTDPEGFREFAASLPVPELAALLDDREWRSTEIAQYPFPSNQRRRYESLDRFPDGLVVVGDALASFNPVYGQGMSVAALEALQLHHALAAEGTRDLPRRFFGRAADVVDGAWLLAVGADFAFPQTEGERPRGTDLFDRYRSRLVRTAHSDGEVASAYGRVLTMEDPPTSLLRPSVLWRVLRPTG, translated from the coding sequence ATGACGCTCTCCACGCTCCCCCGGTACGACCCCGACCGCGCGCCAGACCTCGGCGGGCACGCGGTGGTCGTGGGTGCGAGCGTGGCGGGACTGCTCGCGGCGCGCGTGCTCGCCGATAGCTACGACCGCGTCACGGTCGTCGAGCGCGACTCCCTCGACGACGAGCGACGCGGCGCCCCACAGTCCCGACAGCCACACGTCCTCCTCGAGGCCGGGCGCGCGACCATCGCGGACCTCCTCCCCGGCTACGGCGAGGCGCTGCTGTCGGCGGGCGGCCTGCTCGTCGACTGGACGACCGACCTCCACCACTACGAGGGCGGTGGCTTCCTCGCGGACGGCCCCCGCCGCCGGTCGATGTACGCCGCCAGCCGACCGCTGTTCGAGCGGACGCTCCGCGACCGAGTCACCGAGCGCGACGCGGTCGTCGTCCACCGGAACTGCCGGTTCGTCGACTACCTCGCGACCGACGACGCGGCCGCCGTCGAGGGCGTGGTCGTCCGCGACGGCGACGACGGGACGCGCGCGGACCTCCGCGCGGACCTCGTCGTCGACGCGACGGGGCGGACCAGTCGAACGCCCGACTGGCTGGCCGGCCACGGCTACGAGGCCCCGCCGGTCGACGCCGTCACCGTCGACGTGACCTACAGCACCGCGGTCGTCGACCGACCGCCGGGCGACCGTCGAACCGTCTTCGTCCCGCCGTCGCCACCACGCACTCGGGGCGGCGGCGCGTTCCCCGTGGAGGACGGCCGCTGGCTCGTCACGATGCAGGGCGTCCACGGCGACGACCCGCCGACAGACCCCGAGGGGTTCCGGGAGTTCGCCGCCAGCCTCCCCGTCCCCGAACTCGCGGCGCTCCTCGACGACCGGGAGTGGCGCTCGACGGAAATCGCGCAGTACCCGTTCCCGTCGAACCAGCGCCGCCGCTACGAGTCGCTCGACCGGTTCCCGGACGGCCTCGTCGTGGTCGGCGACGCTCTCGCCAGCTTCAACCCGGTCTACGGCCAGGGGATGTCCGTCGCCGCGCTGGAGGCGCTCCAGCTCCACCACGCGCTCGCCGCGGAGGGCACCCGGGACCTCCCGCGCCGGTTCTTCGGCCGGGCCGCCGACGTCGTCGACGGCGCGTGGCTGCTGGCCGTCGGCGCGGACTTCGCGTTCCCCCAGACCGAGGGCGAGAGACCCCGGGGCACCGACCTGTTTGACCGCTACCGCTCGAGACTCGTCCGGACCGCCCACTCGGACGGCGAGGTCGCGTCTGCGTACGGCCGGGTCCTCACGATGGAGGACCCACCGACGTCGCTGCTCCGGCCGAGCGTGCTGTGGCGAGTGCTCCGTCCGACTGGCTGA